In Juglans regia cultivar Chandler chromosome 13, Walnut 2.0, whole genome shotgun sequence, the following proteins share a genomic window:
- the LOC108988469 gene encoding mitotic spindle checkpoint protein MAD2, whose product MASRTVAKDIITLRGSAAIASEFFGYAANSILYNRGVYPEESFVKVKKYGLPMLLTQDEGVKSFVANLTAQLSEWLEAGKLQRIVLVIMSKATNEVLERWNFSIETDSEVVEKGVSREKSDKEIMREIQAIMRQIASSITYLPCLDEPCVFDVLAYTDKDVAVPFTWIESDPKLIANPQMVKLHSFDTKIHKVDTLVSYKNDEWDEQ is encoded by the exons ATGGCTTCAAGAACAGTCGCTAAAGATATCATCACCCTTCGAGGTTCAGCGGCAATTGCCAGCGAGTTCTTTG GGTATGCTGCAAACAG TATTCTCTATAATCGGGGAGTTTATCCGGAAGAAAGTTTTGTCAAGGTAAAAAAATATGGGCTTCCAATGCTGCTTACTCAGGATGAGGGTGTCAAATCCTTCGTTGCCAACTTAACCGCTCAGCTTTCCG AATGGCTGGAAGCTGGAAAGTTACAGAGGATTGTTCTTGTAATAATGAGCAAGGCTACCAATGAGGTCCTAGAAAGGTGGAACTTTAGCATCGAGACGGATAGCGAGGTTGTTGAGAAGGG TGTCTCAAGGGAGAAGAGTGACAAGGAAATCATGAGAGAGATTCAAGCTATCATGCGGCAGATTGCTTCAAGCATTACCTACTTGCCATGCCTCGACGAACCAT gtgtgtttgatgtgttggcATACACTGATAAAGACGTTGCAGTCCCATTCACTTGGATTGAGAGCGACCCCAAACTCATAGCAAATCCACAAATGGTCAAATTGCATTCATTTGATACCAAG ATTCACAAGGTTGACACGCTTGTTTCGTACAAGAACGACGAATGGGACGAGCAGTAG
- the LOC118344233 gene encoding uncharacterized protein LOC118344233: MACGLINQCIRSLWFSVVMNGVSKGFFPAGRGLRQGDPISPYLFIMVEEILYRMIKKAFLDGKILPFYHLRGTPIVSHLLYADDIVIFANGNKASMKSISKILELYEDWSGQIVSKAKSSFIFSKRISLHRRRSTLSITGFVKGTLSFEYLGIPIISRRLKAIHLDDLLRVKDCRVESGWDVSLIQRLIGERHSVVILRTLCNAKVGEDILVWTGNSDGKFSTHNAWDILRVRSPKVGIYIASKCDCCVNGGYEDQNHALAGGDFVQEIWKKAVVLVCLNYVPRQDWHNTISMWFGTSTISHDDEVILQSLNIPIKPPKTKSMHIVKWLQPIQDRVKLNVDGSSLGNLGRLGARRVIRDHSGKLIRCFAEHIGIGSSNYAEGMGLLLDYGL; the protein is encoded by the exons ATGGCCTGTGGTCTTATAAATCAATGTATTCGTTCTCTGTGGTTCTCTGTAGTGATGAATGGAGTTTCAAAAGGTTTTTTTCCAGCTGGGCGAGGTTTACGCCAAGGCGATCCGATCTCGCCATATCTCTTTATTATGGTGGAGGAGATTCTTTATCGCATGATTAAAAAAGCCTTTTTGGATGGCAAGATATTGCCTTTCTATCACCTTCGAGGTACGCCTATTGTCTCTCATCTCCTTTATGCCgatgacattgtgatttttGCAAATGGGAATAAAGCATCTATGAAGTCCATCTCTAAGATTTTAGAGCTCTATGAAGATTGGTCGGGCCAAATAGTGAGTAAAGCtaaatcttcttttattttttccaagaGGATATCTTTGCATAGGAGAAGATCTACTCTTAGTATTACTGGTTTTGTTAAGGGTACTTTATCGTTCGAGTATCTTGGCATTCCTATTATATCTAGAAGACTTAAGGCTATTCATCTTGATGATCTG CTTAGAGTGAAGGACTGTAGAGTGGAGTCTGGGTGGGATGTCTCTTTGATTCAAAGATTAATTGGGGAGAGACATTCGGTTGTTATTCTCCGTACGCTTTGTAATGCTAAAGTAGGGGAAGACATTTTAGTGTGGACAGGTAATTCTGATGGTAAATTTTCTACTCATAATGCATGGGACATTCTGAGAGTTCGATCTCCCAAG GTGGGCATTTACATTGCCTCCAAGTGTGATTGTTGTGTTAATGGCGGCTATGAAGATCAAAACCATGCTTTGGCAGGCGGGGATTTTGTTCAAGAGATATGGAAGAAAGCCGTTGTGCTTGTTTGTTTGAATTATGTTCCTAGGCAAGATTGGCATAACACTATTTCCATGTGGTTCG GTACGTCCACAATATCTCATGATGATGAGGTTATTTTACAAAGCCTCAATATTCCTATTAAACCACCGAAAACAAAATCTATGCACATTGTCAAGTGGCTTCAACCTATTCAAGATCGTGTGAAGCTAAATGTGGATGGCAGTTCATTAGGCAATCTGGGCCGTTTGGGTGCTAGAAGGGTAATAAGAGATCATAGTGGGAAGTTGATTAGATGTTTTGCAGAACATATTGGCATCGGATCAAGTAACTATGCCGAAGGGATGGGGCTCCTTTTGGATTACGGACTGTGA